From one Culex quinquefasciatus strain JHB chromosome 3, VPISU_Cqui_1.0_pri_paternal, whole genome shotgun sequence genomic stretch:
- the LOC6045815 gene encoding leucine-rich repeats and immunoglobulin-like domains protein 2, whose amino-acid sequence MWQQVALVLSILVTLSPAATTPWTYNCAPPVKPGTCLLKAVKIQDKDVIQPAATPSSDLEVRFEGSQLDYLPEALFGKFPKLETLGASRVGLKKLLAGNFAKPATLKRVDISSNYVGALPDSVFGTCVNLEVINVAENRLQLFNGVELIGCGKLRSLNVSSNRLIYFNWDPLVDLRQLEEVDLSDNLVGEMVVPKYVKKIVARNNHIHKLGTDRESFIFMLEQLDVSRNRLGNVDTLARFAKMTHIDLSYNRLLSLDFGLFRHMRGLRELNLANNNIFAVTTSELKPLTLELVDLSNNELTRLSAVDSAGISSVERLLLNNNYLVSLEVTKGATNFPRIRSVTLDGNDWACRDIESTIAELKTKKVAVPSSEAKCSPNQIIREGLCCRDLGSSFEELVLLKAEKLAEIQQSSATPSTSTIKSVTQKAATVATPQSTTTNRPTKPDLDPTTSALKQAEAQIATLTSEKATLQATLAKAQNDIKALGEKLARCKSTVNQRTGQTVLID is encoded by the exons ATGTGGCAGCAAGTTGCACTCGTTCTCAG CATCCTAGTGACGCTGTCCCCGGCAGCCACCACCCCCTGGACGTACAACTGTGCTCCCCCCGTGAAACCGGGAACCTGCCTGCTGAAAGCAGTCAAAATCCAGGACAAGGATGTCATCCAACCGGCAGCAACCCCGTCCTCCGATCTGGAGGTCCGTTTCGAAGGCTCCCAGCTAGACTATCTTCCGGAAGCTTTGTTCGGGAAGTTCCCAAAGCTGGAAACGCTCGGGGCTAGCAGAGTTGGGTTGAAGAAATTGTTGGCGGGAAATTTCGCGAAACCTGCCACTTTGAAGCGCGTGGACATTTCGAGCAACTATGTGGGAGCCCTGCCGGACAGTGTGTTTGGGACGTGCGTAAATTTGGAGGTCATAAACGTGGCTGAGAATAGACTGCAGTTGTTCAACGGGGTTGAGTTGATCGGGTGCGGAAAGCTGCGCAGCTTGAATGTGTCTTCCAATCGgttgatttattttaactggGATCCGCTGGTGGATTTGCGTCAGCTGGAGGAGGTTGATTTGAGTGATAACTTGGTTGGTGAGATGGTGGTGCCTAAATATGTGAAGAAGATCGTTGCCAGGAATAACCACATCCATAAGCTGGGAACCGATCGGGAATCGTTTATCTTTATGCTGGAGCAGCTGGACGTGTCACGGAACCGGCTTGGCAACGTTGATACGCTGGCACGGTTCGCCAAGATGACACACATAGACCTTTCGTACAATAGGTTGTTGAGTTTGGATTTCGGTTTGTTCCGACACATGAGGGGGCTTCGTGAACTCAACCTGgctaataataacatttttgctGTGACGACCTCTGAATTGAAACCATTAACTCTGGAGTTGGTGGATCTTTCCAACAACGAGTTGACCCGGTTATCAGCGGTTGATAGTGCTGGAATATCTTCGGTGGAACGGCTTCTTCTGAACAACAATTACTTAGTGAGCCTCGAGGTTACAAAGGGAGCCACCAACTTTCCAAGGATTCGCTCGGTAACATTGGATGGGAATGACTGGGCATGTCGGGATATTGAGTCTACGATTGCGGAGTTGAAGACCAAAAAGGTTGCAGTCCCGTCAAGCGAAGCCAAGTGTAGTCCCAATCAGATTATTCGAGAAGGACTATGTTGTCGCGATTTGGGATCTTCGTTTGAAGAACTGGTCCTACTTAAAGCTGAAAAGCTAGCTGAAATTCAGCAAAGTTCTGCAACGCCTTCAACTTCTACTATCAAATCCGTTACCCAAAAGGCAGCCACGGTTGCAACCCCCCAATCAACAACAACCAACCGTCCCACCAAACCCGACTTGGATCCAACAACCAGCGCCCTAAAGCAAGCCGAAGCCCAAATCGCCACCTTAACCAGCGAGAAGGCCACCCTCCAGGCGACCCTCGCGAAAGCTCAGAACGACATAAAAGCTCTCGGCGAGAAGTTGGCCCGCTGTAAATCCACCGTAAACCAGCGCACCGGCCAAACCGTCCTCATCGACTGA